A genomic region of Salvelinus namaycush isolate Seneca chromosome 7, SaNama_1.0, whole genome shotgun sequence contains the following coding sequences:
- the LOC120050965 gene encoding palmitoyltransferase ZDHHC23-B-like: protein MKKRANKALEPDEPLCCCEFVDRQGERSHVAACCCDCEDLDDACDRWLKKEPQKANSLSHLVTVMTDRLRVPWFWGGARRVDLSVLPPLLLLPVLLHVAALHFLLGIVVLTALPVLVLWYYYVTHRKKSRTLFFLSLVLFSLGYMYYLFLTEIFLRGGLGLTQLGTVTLGVALTLAALVHTKREPRYVWPHPADVHSTVTYHSPPPDRDPGHNGVGQEVMLANRGSGSEQQGQEVEQMDSGRSRNWCSVCRVLRPPRAGHCRICDICVLRLDHHCVWINSCVGQSNHRSFLLTLLLFLLTSLYGISLVLRSVCPQQNLVTALVYCPGVYNQHSSALCFTCAWYSCIVTGGLLHLLVQQLINVSYNVTEREARTALRDKTAHSLYWGLVVDTGVYSHGFRGNWAEFLTMGEGPDAPWPSLTDLV from the exons ATGAAGAAGCGAGCCAATAAGGCGTTGGAGCCGGATGAGCCTCTGTGCTGCTGTGAGTTTGTGGACCGTCAGGGGGAGCGGAGCCATGTGGCAGCCTGCTGCTGTGACTGTGAGGACCTGGACGATGCCTGTGACAG ATGGTTGAAAAAAGAGCCCCAGAAGGCCAACTCACTGTCCCATCTGGTTACTGTGATGACCGACCGCCTCCGTGTTCCCTGGTTCTGGGGCGGAGCCCGGCGTGTCGACCTATCGGTGCTCCCCCCGCTGCTCCTACTTCCTGTCCTCCTACACGTCGCAGCCCTTCACTTCCTGTTGGGTATAGTTGTTCTGACTGCTCTACCGGTCCTGGTTCTATGGTACTACTACGTCACCCACCGCAAGAAGAGCCGGACCCTGTTCTTCCTCAGCCTGGTCCTGTTCTCCCTGGGCTACATGTACTACCTCTTCCTCACCGAGATCTTCCTCAGGGGGGGTTTAGGGCTGACCCAGTTGGGCACAGTGACCCTGGGGGTGGCCCTGACTCTGGCCGCCCTTGTCCACACCAAGAGAGAACCTCGCTACGTATGGCCACACCCGGCTGACGTCCACAGCACAGTGACCTATCACAGCCCTCCACCGGACAGAGACCCCGGCCACAACGGGGTCGGGCAGGAAGTAATGCTAGCCAATCGGGGTAGTGGGTCAgagcagcagggccaggaggtGGAGCAGATGGATAGTGGGCGGAGCAGGAACTGGTGCTCTGTGTGCAGGGTTTTGCGGCCCCCCAGGGCGGGACACTGCAGGATCTGTGACATCTGTGTCCTGAGGCTGGACCACCACTGTGTCTG GATAAACAGCTGTGTGGGCCAGTCCAATCACCGCAGCTTCCTGTTgacactcctcctcttcctgttgacctctcTGTATGGGATCAGTCTGGTGCTGCGCAGTGTGTGTCCTCAACAGAACCTTGTCACCGCTCTGGTCTACTGCCCTGGCGTCTACAACcagcacag ttcAGCGCTGTGTTTCACCTGTGCGTGGTATAGCTGCATAGTGACTGGCGGACTACTACACCTGCTGGTCCAGCAGCTCATCAATGTCAGCTACAATGTGACGGAGCGAGAGGCGCGCACCGCTCTCCGAGACAAGACTGCCCACAGTCTCTACTGGGGCCTTGTCGTTGACACAGGAGTCTACTCACATGGTTTCCGTGGCAACTGGGCAGAGTTCCTGACCATGGGAGAAGGCCCGGACGCCCCCTGGCCCAGCCTCACTGACCTGGTGTAG
- the LOC120050603 gene encoding protein Aster-C-like: MDQVSRSGVGTDVTDETASMGEYRWSSEDHEPVNQRSDPQGQCLAAPQALPAPTYKQRVEEFRKLFRELPESERLIVDYTCALQRDILLQGRLYLSENWLCFYSNVFWGTKIVLTLRDIKAMYREKTARLIPNAIQICTDSEKLFFTSFSAREKSYQGVFRMWQNTLMDKPLTSLELWLVVKQHYGNDLGLSHEEMESLQGSAESTTQTHTSLTMRPGGEDSGRLERPSTLRLQPGDQGSFDPNMPQGEDLPSPLGQSTANLRDADDAHSTSSQCTPDPSLDRSAPERVSNRSELSLDLNTNLDHFSEQSDSESAEEEERVCVSEQQGRLYVNKVFNISAEKMFELLFTDSHFIQRFMNARKITNASFAPWQSEASGAMKRSLNYTIAITNPLVGKFSTATENQILYKESREGQYYLVDAEVYTHDVPYHDYFYTQNLYCIIRHSKHKCRLRVYTDVKYKKQPWGLVKSFITKNSWSGLEDYFRHLESELMEEEAVLNQGGGDPGKTIGGLRHRRRRTFSRTLQEHLNPSNQYRPDLDPHREGNTDPMDMKGPQWNVSTIVAGMSIIMLILTVLNLGLFFKLWAMEDVVTRMYLSTKNRLRERTESSFAPDFSPGPAPPHRTREETLLLKAVLQDSINLLEQLRCSLLVLQQNFVTNRTATPQ, translated from the exons CCTGTTAATCAGAGATCCGACCCTCAGGGCCAGTGTCTGGCCGCCCCCCAAGCCCTGCCTGCCCCCACCTACAAACAGAGGGTTGAGGAATTCAGGAAGCTGTTCAGAGAACTGCCTGAGTCAGAGAGACTCATCGTAG ACTACACCTGTGCCCTCCAGAGAGACATTCTACTGCAGGGACGCCTCTACCTGTCGGAGAACTGGCTCTGTTTCTATAGCAATGTGTTTTGGGGTACAAAG ATAGTCTTGACTCTGAGGGACATCAAGGCCATGTACAGAGAGAAGACCGCACGGCTGATTCCCAACGCCATTCAGATCTGCACAGACTCGGAGAAG TTGTTCTTCACTTCCTTCTCAGCCAGAGAGAAGAGTTACCAGGGAGTGTTCCGGATGTGGCAGAACACGCTGATGGACAAG ccATTGACTAGTCTGGAGCTGTGGCTGGTGGTCAAGCAGCACTATGGTAATGACCTGGGCCTGAGCCATGAAGAAATGGAGAGTCTACAGGGATCAGCAGAATCAACCACGCAGACACACACCAG CCTGACCATGAGGCCCGGTGGAGAGGACTCTGGGAGGCTGGAGAGGCCGTCTACTCTGCGCCTCCAGCCAGGGGATCAGGGCTCCTTTGACCCCAACATGCCCCAGGGAGAGGACTTACCCTCACCCCTCGGACAGAGCACTGCCAATTTGAGGGATGCG GATGATGCTCACAGCACCTCGTCTCAGTGCACTCCTGACCCATCCCTGGACCGCTCTGCCCCGGAGAGGGTCTCCAACCGCTCAGAGCTCTCTCTGGACCTTAACACTAACCTGGACCACTTCTCTGAACAGAGCGACTCGGAGAGCGCAGAGGAGG aggagagggtgtgtgtctCCGAGCAGCAGGGCAGGCTCTATGTGAACAAGGTCTTCAACATCAGCGCAGAGAAGATGTTTGAGCTGCTCTTTACCGACTCCCACTTCATACAAAGATTCATGAACGCCAGGAAGATCACCA ATGCCAGCTTTGCCCCGTGGCAGAGTGAAGCGTCAGGCGCCATGAAGAGGAGTCTCAACTACACCATCGCCATCACCAACCCTCTGGTGGGCAAGTTCTCCACTGCCACAGAGAACCAG ATCCTGTACAAGGAATCCAGGGAGGGTCAGTACTACCTCGTCGACGCGGAAGTCTACACACACGACGTACCGTACCACGACTACTTCTACACTCAGAACCTCTACTGTATCATCCGCCACTCCAAACACAAGTGTCGACTCAG GGTGTACACTGATGTGAAGTACAAGAAGCAGCCGTGGGGGCTGGTCAAGTCCTTCATTACCAAGAACTCCTGGAGTGGCCTGGAGGACTACTTCAGACACCTGG AATCGGAGCTGATGGAAGAGGAGGCGGTGCTGAACCAGGGAGGCGGAGACCCCGGTAAGACAATTGGCGGGCTGCGTCACCGGCGGAGGAGGACATTCAGTCGGACACTACAGGAGCACCTGAACCCCAGCAACCAGTACAGGCCCGACCTAGATCCTCACAGAGAGGGCAACACGG ATCCCATGGATATGAAGGGTCCACAGTGGAACGTCTCTACCATCGTAGCTGGGATGAGCATCAT TATGCTGATCCTAACAGTACTGAACCTGGGTCTGTTCTTTAAGCTGTGGGCCATGGAGGACGTGGTCACACGCATGTACCTGAGCACCAAGAACCGCCTCCGGGAGAGGACCGAGAGCAG TTTTGCCCCAGACTTCAGCCCCGGACCGGCCCCTCCACACAGGACCAGAGAGGAGACTCTGCTGCTGAAAGCTGTTCTACAGGACTCCATCAACCTACTGGAGCAG CTCCGCTGCTCTCTATTGGTGCTTCAGCAGAACTTTGTAACCAATAGGACAGCAACGCCTCAGTGA